One genomic region from Vicinamibacterales bacterium encodes:
- a CDS encoding SRPBCC domain-containing protein — MVIFETWRIEMAKAPLSFVFYMAAPIEKVWDGFVSKEANRTIFMGAEFDVDLKPGGAMSWSGPGKDGKPTRYVTGKILTVEAPRLLEYKFGMGEGTVMSRVKVELTPETEAVKVVVTNDEWADDDPAYTQNADGWPRILSRLKTLLETGKTFRPH, encoded by the coding sequence GTGGTGATCTTCGAAACCTGGAGGATTGAGATGGCGAAGGCACCCCTCAGTTTTGTTTTCTACATGGCGGCCCCGATCGAGAAGGTGTGGGACGGATTTGTGTCGAAGGAAGCGAACCGCACGATTTTCATGGGAGCGGAGTTCGACGTGGATCTCAAGCCCGGCGGAGCAATGAGTTGGTCGGGACCGGGGAAAGATGGCAAGCCGACGCGCTATGTAACGGGGAAGATCCTGACGGTCGAGGCACCGCGGCTGCTCGAGTACAAGTTCGGGATGGGCGAGGGCACAGTGATGTCGCGGGTGAAGGTGGAGCTGACTCCGGAGACCGAGGCCGTCAAGGTTGTGGTGACGAACGATGAGTGGGCGGATGACGATCCCGCGTATACGCAGAACGCAGACGGCTGGCCTCGGATTCTTTCCCGATTGAAGACGCTCCTGGAGACGGGGAAGACATTTCGACCGCACTGA
- a CDS encoding response regulator, producing the protein MPTAKETLVVVEDDDDLRRLLEHVLVFDGYQVITAAHGAEALQILNRVTPSLVVLDLVLPWTNGVEVLASMRSTERLRSVPVVVITGTATSLRELQHLMPLTVLHKPLNAEALTPVIQQMLSVQ; encoded by the coding sequence ATGCCCACGGCAAAGGAAACCCTGGTCGTGGTTGAAGACGATGACGACCTTCGTCGCCTTCTGGAACACGTGCTTGTCTTCGATGGCTATCAGGTCATCACCGCTGCACACGGTGCCGAGGCACTCCAGATCCTGAATCGCGTAACACCCTCTCTCGTGGTCCTGGATCTGGTGCTCCCTTGGACGAACGGCGTCGAAGTGCTCGCGTCGATGCGTTCCACCGAACGATTGCGCAGTGTGCCTGTCGTGGTGATTACCGGTACCGCAACAAGCCTACGTGAGTTGCAGCACCTGATGCCGCTCACCGTCTTGCACAAGCCGCTGAACGCTGAAGCACTCACCCCGGTGATTCAGCAGATGTTGTCAGTCCAGTAG
- a CDS encoding S53 family peptidase has translation MAVQRFALSGSHRQPPPDANIVGAPSATDTIEVTVVLRRRAALDLRQESSPISRDEFAARFGADPKDVAALEAFAEQYDLTIGSVDLARRAVVLSGSVASMNEAFGTQLKLYQGRHGTYRARTGELFLPASLQNMVVAVLGLDNRPQAETRCRRLWRVTPRAAGDTSYSPPAVAKLYNFPTDVTGAGQTVAIIELGGGYATADLQAYFAGLGLKQPRVSAVSVDGARNRPVGDPNSADGEVLLDIEVVGAIASGAQIAVYFAPNTDQGFLDAITTAVHDRTRKPTIVSISWGGAESTWTSQSLQAYDQAFQDAAALGVTVCCASGDDGSADAVSDGRAHADFPASSPHVLACGGTRLESSGATIQHEVVWNGGASGGASGGGVSEVFALPSYQQSAHVPASVNAPHFQGRGVPDVSGNADPATGYDVRVDGHSAVYGGTSAVAPLWAALVALLNQKRGKPLGYLNPQIYGQSAAAGFRDITSGTNGAYIAGPGWDACTGLGSPNGVLLATLGSPAT, from the coding sequence ATGGCCGTTCAACGCTTTGCGCTTTCGGGAAGTCATCGCCAGCCGCCCCCCGACGCGAACATCGTCGGAGCGCCGAGCGCAACAGACACGATCGAAGTGACCGTTGTCCTCCGGCGCCGGGCCGCTCTCGATCTTCGTCAGGAGTCGTCGCCAATCAGCCGTGACGAGTTCGCCGCTCGGTTCGGCGCCGATCCGAAGGACGTCGCCGCCCTCGAAGCATTTGCCGAACAGTACGATCTGACGATCGGTTCGGTTGATCTCGCCCGTCGGGCGGTCGTGCTGTCCGGATCGGTCGCGTCGATGAACGAGGCGTTCGGTACCCAACTGAAGCTCTATCAGGGGCGACACGGCACATATCGAGCGCGCACGGGCGAGCTGTTTCTACCGGCATCCTTGCAGAACATGGTCGTTGCGGTCCTCGGACTCGACAATCGACCGCAGGCCGAGACTCGCTGCAGGCGGCTGTGGAGGGTCACGCCGAGAGCCGCCGGGGATACGTCGTACTCGCCGCCCGCGGTTGCGAAGCTCTATAACTTTCCGACCGACGTGACGGGGGCCGGACAGACCGTCGCGATCATCGAGCTGGGCGGCGGCTATGCGACCGCCGATCTTCAGGCGTACTTCGCCGGCCTCGGTCTGAAGCAGCCGCGCGTGTCCGCGGTGTCGGTCGACGGCGCCAGGAACCGGCCGGTCGGCGATCCCAACAGCGCCGACGGTGAAGTGTTGCTGGACATCGAAGTCGTCGGCGCGATCGCGTCCGGCGCGCAGATCGCCGTGTACTTTGCTCCCAACACCGATCAGGGATTTCTCGATGCCATAACCACCGCCGTGCACGATCGGACCCGCAAGCCCACGATCGTCTCGATCAGCTGGGGTGGCGCCGAATCGACGTGGACATCTCAGTCGCTGCAGGCCTACGACCAGGCGTTTCAGGATGCCGCGGCACTCGGCGTCACCGTGTGCTGCGCGTCGGGTGACGATGGATCCGCCGATGCCGTATCCGATGGCCGCGCCCACGCCGACTTTCCCGCCTCGAGCCCGCACGTCCTCGCGTGCGGGGGAACGCGGCTGGAAAGCTCGGGTGCGACGATTCAGCACGAGGTCGTCTGGAACGGCGGGGCGTCAGGCGGTGCGAGCGGCGGAGGCGTCAGCGAAGTGTTCGCGTTGCCATCGTACCAGCAGAGCGCGCATGTCCCGGCATCCGTGAACGCCCCCCACTTCCAGGGGCGCGGAGTGCCGGATGTGTCGGGCAACGCCGATCCTGCCACCGGCTACGACGTGCGGGTCGACGGGCACAGCGCGGTGTACGGCGGCACCAGCGCCGTCGCGCCGCTGTGGGCCGCGCTCGTGGCGCTGCTGAATCAAAAGCGCGGCAAGCCCCTCGGCTATCTCAATCCTCAGATCTACGGCCAATCCGCGGCGGCGGGATTCCGCGACATCACATCGGGAACGAATGGCGCGTACATCGCCGGGCCGGGCTGGGACGCGTGCACCGGCCTGGGATCGCCCAACGGCGTTCTGCTGGCGACCCTGGGGAGCCCGGCAACCTGA
- a CDS encoding PEP-CTERM sorting domain-containing protein, whose translation MAPAVADPITVVSSSRFVQAAASATCCGLTNIAQNNLDSMAQTAVPPLEPNPSAVGSATQMSRIMEAERFFYGQGSVSGQVTAPGAYGTGQSYYRLTLDLSQPQNYVFIGVFESSRLNDGDTTSWQASITDDNAPDTPIFSLRDSDSIDRYQPGTLQPGRYDFLISMAAISTLPGGAANGVEDFRLEFSDVPPALTPEPASLLLLGSGAAFLFARRRTAATQSGVKPAS comes from the coding sequence GTGGCTCCGGCGGTGGCCGACCCCATCACCGTCGTCAGCTCCAGCCGGTTTGTCCAGGCGGCGGCGTCCGCCACCTGCTGCGGCCTGACGAACATCGCCCAGAACAACCTCGATAGCATGGCGCAGACCGCCGTGCCTCCGCTCGAACCCAACCCGAGCGCCGTCGGGTCGGCGACGCAAATGAGCAGGATCATGGAAGCCGAGCGATTCTTCTATGGGCAGGGATCGGTCTCCGGACAGGTCACGGCCCCGGGTGCGTACGGCACGGGCCAGAGCTACTACCGCCTGACGCTGGATCTCAGCCAACCGCAGAACTACGTCTTTATCGGTGTCTTCGAGAGCAGCCGCCTGAACGACGGTGACACCACCTCCTGGCAGGCGTCGATCACCGACGACAACGCTCCGGATACGCCAATTTTTTCTCTCAGGGACAGCGACTCGATTGACCGATACCAGCCAGGCACACTGCAACCGGGCCGGTACGATTTCCTTATCTCGATGGCCGCGATCAGCACGCTGCCGGGAGGCGCCGCCAATGGAGTCGAGGACTTCCGCCTGGAGTTCAGCGACGTCCCACCGGCGCTGACCCCTGAGCCGGCATCGCTGCTGCTGCTCGGGAGCGGCGCGGCCTTCCTGTTTGCGCGGCGCCGCACCGCGGCCACACAATCGGGGGTGAAGCCAGCTTCGTAA
- the asnB gene encoding asparagine synthase (glutamine-hydrolyzing), whose product MCGIVGFLNLDGAPVDAGVLGAMTDLLRHRGPDDRGTCFLSLRGGAPDLALGVQRLAVLDRSARGHQPMLSTMSGDGATALLFNGEVYDAPEHRSALERDGCRFRTGTDTEVVLALYERDGVERMLEQLDGMFAMAIADTRRGAVHLVRDRLGIKPLYWSRQGSTVLFASEAKAFLAHPSFRAAIDPAQVDEVLAFRSIAGEASLLEGVRLVRPGHRLTITPESCTDTCYWSVPDYGEKTHLSRSEAIEGFGRLLGRSVGMQLRGDVTVGCQLSGGVDSSLVTVLARAHHPDPDLHAFSIVFDHTPFSEEPWIVTAATAAGAISHRFVFDAAAFIGALDAASWHLDQPIGHPNSMALWLLAQRAREHATVLLSGEGADELFGGYARALDAHAPAGSGRPGATDPIDAFIRASQFHSETRLMRLRRGADLRPAIEKRRALFREGHADHLSNCLKYDMQTHLVDVLMRQDKMTMAHGVENRVPFLDRHVVDFARSLPEEHLVGPLLPGGAPCAKVVVKALAQRHFDAGFVHRRKRGFNLPLSQYFRSRPFEALMEDRLLPGMAARGLVDVAVVRRWWRRALSAPSTTEGFWITIALELWAQQFIDR is encoded by the coding sequence ATGTGCGGCATCGTCGGATTCCTCAACCTGGATGGCGCGCCGGTCGACGCCGGCGTGCTTGGCGCGATGACGGACCTGCTTCGTCATCGCGGCCCCGACGACCGAGGCACCTGCTTCCTGTCGCTACGCGGCGGCGCCCCCGACCTCGCGCTCGGTGTTCAGCGACTGGCCGTTCTCGACCGGTCGGCGCGCGGGCATCAGCCCATGCTGAGCACAATGAGCGGCGACGGCGCCACGGCGCTGCTCTTCAACGGCGAAGTCTACGATGCGCCCGAGCACCGCTCGGCACTCGAGCGCGACGGCTGTCGATTCCGCACCGGCACGGACACCGAAGTGGTCCTCGCGCTCTACGAGCGAGACGGCGTGGAGCGGATGCTCGAACAGCTGGACGGGATGTTCGCCATGGCGATCGCCGACACGCGCCGCGGCGCGGTCCATCTGGTCCGCGATCGCCTCGGCATCAAGCCGCTGTACTGGTCGCGGCAGGGTTCGACCGTACTCTTCGCGTCGGAAGCGAAGGCGTTCCTCGCGCACCCGTCGTTTCGCGCGGCGATCGACCCGGCCCAGGTCGATGAAGTCCTGGCATTCCGCTCGATTGCCGGCGAGGCGTCGCTCCTCGAGGGGGTGCGCCTCGTCAGGCCAGGCCATCGCCTGACGATCACGCCGGAAAGCTGCACGGACACCTGCTACTGGAGCGTCCCCGACTACGGAGAGAAAACGCACCTGTCGCGGAGCGAAGCGATCGAGGGTTTCGGCCGTCTGCTCGGCCGAAGCGTCGGCATGCAGCTGCGGGGCGACGTGACGGTTGGCTGTCAGTTATCCGGAGGCGTCGACTCGTCGCTTGTCACCGTCCTGGCGCGCGCGCATCACCCTGATCCGGATCTACATGCGTTCTCGATAGTCTTCGACCACACGCCGTTCTCGGAAGAGCCGTGGATCGTCACGGCCGCCACCGCCGCTGGCGCCATCAGCCATCGATTCGTGTTCGACGCCGCCGCCTTCATTGGCGCGCTCGATGCCGCGAGCTGGCACCTCGATCAGCCGATCGGGCATCCGAACTCGATGGCCCTCTGGCTGCTGGCCCAGCGCGCGCGCGAGCATGCCACGGTGCTGCTCAGCGGGGAAGGGGCCGACGAACTCTTCGGCGGCTACGCTCGCGCGCTCGACGCGCACGCGCCCGCAGGCTCCGGCCGGCCAGGCGCGACCGACCCGATCGACGCTTTCATCCGTGCGTCGCAGTTCCATTCCGAAACCCGCCTGATGCGGCTGCGCCGCGGCGCGGACCTGCGGCCGGCGATCGAGAAGCGGCGCGCGCTCTTCCGCGAAGGGCATGCCGACCATCTGTCGAACTGTCTGAAGTACGACATGCAGACGCATCTGGTCGACGTGCTCATGCGCCAGGACAAGATGACGATGGCCCACGGCGTGGAGAACCGTGTGCCGTTTCTCGACCGCCACGTGGTCGACTTCGCCCGTTCCCTGCCGGAGGAGCACCTGGTCGGACCGCTGTTGCCAGGCGGCGCGCCGTGCGCGAAGGTCGTAGTCAAAGCGCTCGCGCAGCGCCATTTCGACGCGGGTTTCGTCCACCGCCGCAAGCGTGGCTTCAATCTGCCCCTCTCGCAGTACTTCCGCAGTCGTCCGTTCGAGGCGCTGATGGAGGATCGCCTGTTGCCCGGCATGGCCGCGCGCGGGCTCGTGGACGTCGCCGTCGTCCGCCGCTGGTGGCGCCGCGCCCTGTCGGCGCCGTCCACGACCGAAGGGTTCTGGATCACGATCGCGCTCGAGTTGTGGGCGCAGCAGTTCATCGATCGTTGA